A segment of the Alistipes communis genome:
ATCGACAACGACGACTATTTCGCGCGCAAGGCGGTGCTTTCCGACGATGCGGGGTGGTTCGCCGACAACGACGAGCGCGCCATCTTCTTCGCGCGCGGCGTGCTCGAAACGGTCAAGAAACTGCGCTGGAACCCGTCCGTCGTGCATTGCCACGGTTGGTTCTCGGCCGTCGTTCCGATCTACCTCAAACACATGTTCGCCGACGATCCCGTCTTCCGCGACGTGAAGATCGCCGTGTCGCTCTACGACGACGCCTTCCCCGGCGAACTCGACGCCGGTTTCCGCGCCAAGGTGGAACACGAAGGCGTGCAGGACGAAAATCTGAAAATTCTCGACAATTCGTCATACCAAAACCTCATGCGTTTCGTTATGGACTATGCCGACGGCATCGTGCTCGCTTCGGAAGGGGTCGATGCCGCCCTGGCGGAGTATGCCCGCCGC
Coding sequences within it:
- a CDS encoding glycogen/starch synthase, whose translation is MAGKILYVCQEIFPYLPESEQSALCRQLVQAMQERGNEIRTFMPRYGCINERRNQLHEVIRLSGMNLIIDDNDHQLIIKVASIPTARVQIYFIDNDDYFARKAVLSDDAGWFADNDERAIFFARGVLETVKKLRWNPSVVHCHGWFSAVVPIYLKHMFADDPVFRDVKIAVSLYDDAFPGELDAGFRAKVEHEGVQDENLKILDNSSYQNLMRFVMDYADGIVLASEGVDAALAEYARRSGKPVLEYQAPEAEGFDNYNKFYEEL